A genomic segment from Chitinophagales bacterium encodes:
- the murA gene encoding UDP-N-acetylglucosamine 1-carboxyvinyltransferase, translating to MSVFEINGGKKLSGELVPQGAKNEALQIICAVLLTDDEVTIHNIPDIRDVNNLIDLLACMGVEVQRVSRSICKFRAHNINLDYLTTDEYKVKGAALRGSVMVLGPLLSRYRKAFLPKPGGDRIGRRPIDTHLLGFEKLGARFEFDDNSDFFTINAEKLTGGYMLLDEPSVTGTANIIMAAVMASGNTTIYNAACEPYLQQLCAMLNSMGARITGVGSNLIHIEGVSKLGGCEHTILPDMIEIGSFIGLAAMTESEITIKNCRVDMLGLIPDVFRKLGIRLEIKGDDIYIPSQSSYEITKYIDGSILTIYDHPWPGFTPDLLSIILVVAIQAKGSVLVHQKMFESRLFFVDKLKDMGAQITLCDPHRAVVIGMNKERQLRGITMSSPDIRAGVALLIAALSAKGKSTIQNIEQIDRGYQYIDERLNAIGADIVRR from the coding sequence ATGTCTGTATTCGAAATTAATGGAGGTAAAAAACTCAGCGGAGAATTAGTGCCGCAAGGGGCTAAGAACGAAGCTTTACAAATAATATGTGCTGTTTTATTGACCGATGATGAGGTCACTATTCACAACATTCCTGATATACGCGATGTCAATAATCTTATCGACCTGCTGGCATGCATGGGAGTAGAGGTTCAGAGAGTTTCTAGAAGTATTTGTAAATTTAGAGCCCACAATATCAATCTCGACTACCTAACCACCGATGAATATAAGGTAAAAGGAGCTGCCCTTCGTGGATCAGTCATGGTTTTAGGGCCTTTATTATCAAGATATAGAAAAGCTTTCTTACCTAAACCTGGCGGCGACAGAATCGGTCGAAGACCTATTGACACGCATCTTTTGGGCTTTGAAAAATTAGGTGCTCGTTTTGAGTTTGATGACAATTCAGATTTCTTTACTATCAATGCAGAGAAGCTAACGGGTGGCTATATGCTGCTCGATGAGCCTTCCGTTACTGGTACAGCGAATATCATCATGGCTGCTGTAATGGCATCTGGCAATACCACGATTTATAATGCAGCTTGTGAGCCTTACTTGCAGCAGCTATGCGCTATGCTCAATAGCATGGGCGCCAGAATTACCGGAGTAGGTTCCAACTTGATACATATCGAAGGAGTTAGCAAATTGGGTGGTTGTGAGCACACTATTCTCCCTGATATGATAGAAATAGGGAGTTTTATCGGTCTAGCAGCTATGACGGAGTCTGAAATCACCATAAAAAATTGCCGAGTGGACATGCTTGGTTTGATACCCGATGTATTTAGAAAACTAGGCATTCGGTTAGAGATCAAAGGAGATGATATTTATATTCCATCTCAATCATCTTATGAGATTACCAAATATATCGATGGTTCCATTTTGACGATTTATGATCATCCTTGGCCTGGCTTTACACCAGATTTGCTGAGTATTATATTAGTGGTAGCCATTCAAGCTAAAGGTTCTGTGCTCGTGCACCAGAAAATGTTTGAATCGCGATTATTCTTTGTAGATAAATTAAAGGATATGGGAGCTCAGATTACGCTATGTGATCCACATCGAGCGGTCGTTATAGGTATGAATAAGGAGCGTCAGTTGCGCGGTATTACTATGAGTAGCCCCGATATCCGAGCAGGAGTCGCCTTGCTCATAGCTGCGCTGAGTGCCAAAGGAAAATCTACTATTCAGAATATAGAGCAGATTGATAGAGGGTATCAATATATTGACGAAAGGTTGAATGCTATAGGTGCGGATATAGTGAGAAGGTAA